From one Simplicispira suum genomic stretch:
- a CDS encoding ArnT family glycosyltransferase, with the protein MPGICSPAPPLSLAQTPLTVDEFARWKGQRPWEAPDSWGPVALTLLVFGIVWLALLSFVSLSPPTDNIEQLTWVHSLEGGYYKHPPLPSWLFWIPTRLFGVNALTSYAVGAACTLASMAVMWRLLCRLRGEPYATIALLAALCITYYNGRLYYYNHNVVLMVFVAASAAIYWQAFRTGLTRWWLALGLAMGLGALAKYQIAVSVACILAFWLHQRSWRVLAQRRGLLLAALVSMLVFTPHVLWLRAHDFAPIQYATSTSLGLHAQGLHRWFESMHWLVDQLLNRALPAWILLGLTVYHLRRQAPRGHAPPSKTVPETAPASRAFLLIYGFGPLVFMVAMGLLTGAELQLHWGTPFLLFAVPAVMELAGQRVAWRAVSRRSVYLAFAALQVVLLLQDGLSSPRGPTVFQDGHWRMFDSAALAQAVEGPARAALNGDICVVSGPPAVAGALALQLADRPKVLIDGRYDRSPWVAPSLVSRCGALEIREGPVLAGWTAAGPRFPSLSWVAEPPVGAPFKSFAQSPTRPSPGGKMPLRRLPTAPHARAPAPG; encoded by the coding sequence ATGCCAGGCATTTGCTCCCCAGCGCCCCCGCTATCGCTGGCACAGACACCGCTCACGGTCGATGAATTTGCACGCTGGAAAGGACAACGTCCCTGGGAAGCCCCAGATTCCTGGGGCCCCGTTGCGCTGACGCTGCTGGTATTTGGGATCGTCTGGCTGGCACTGCTGTCCTTCGTCAGCCTGTCCCCGCCGACCGACAACATTGAGCAACTCACCTGGGTGCACTCTTTGGAGGGCGGGTACTACAAGCACCCACCTCTGCCTTCGTGGCTGTTCTGGATCCCCACGCGGCTGTTCGGAGTCAACGCCCTCACCAGTTACGCCGTCGGCGCGGCCTGCACGCTCGCCAGCATGGCCGTGATGTGGCGGCTGCTGTGCCGCCTGCGCGGTGAACCCTACGCCACCATCGCACTGCTGGCAGCGCTGTGCATCACCTACTACAACGGAAGGCTGTACTACTACAACCACAACGTGGTATTGATGGTGTTTGTGGCGGCCAGTGCTGCCATCTATTGGCAGGCCTTTCGCACTGGCCTGACACGCTGGTGGCTGGCACTGGGCCTGGCCATGGGGTTGGGGGCGCTGGCCAAATACCAGATTGCGGTATCGGTTGCCTGCATTCTTGCCTTCTGGCTCCACCAGCGCAGTTGGCGGGTGCTCGCGCAGCGGCGTGGCCTGCTGCTGGCGGCGTTGGTGTCCATGCTGGTGTTCACGCCGCATGTGCTCTGGCTGCGTGCCCACGATTTCGCACCCATCCAGTACGCAACAAGTACCTCCCTGGGGCTCCACGCGCAGGGCTTGCACCGCTGGTTCGAATCGATGCATTGGCTCGTCGATCAACTCCTGAACCGTGCGCTGCCCGCATGGATACTGCTTGGCCTGACGGTTTACCACTTGCGACGCCAAGCCCCTCGCGGCCATGCCCCGCCGAGCAAGACAGTCCCTGAAACGGCCCCAGCCAGCCGCGCATTCCTGCTGATTTATGGGTTCGGCCCGCTGGTCTTCATGGTCGCCATGGGGCTCTTGACCGGGGCTGAACTTCAATTGCATTGGGGAACCCCCTTTCTGCTCTTTGCCGTCCCGGCCGTCATGGAACTCGCCGGACAACGCGTGGCGTGGCGAGCCGTTTCGAGGCGCAGTGTCTACCTTGCGTTCGCGGCATTGCAAGTCGTGCTTCTGCTGCAGGACGGGCTGTCCTCTCCACGCGGACCGACGGTCTTTCAAGATGGCCATTGGCGCATGTTTGACAGCGCCGCACTGGCGCAGGCCGTCGAAGGGCCTGCCCGTGCAGCATTGAACGGCGATATTTGCGTAGTGTCCGGACCGCCTGCCGTGGCGGGAGCGCTGGCGCTGCAATTGGCAGACCGCCCTAAGGTGCTGATTGATGGCCGCTACGACCGCAGCCCATGGGTAGCCCCATCACTCGTTTCGCGGTGCGGGGCACTGGAAATCCGAGAAGGCCCGGTACTTGCAGGCTGGACTGCGGCAGGGCCCAGATTTCCCTCGCTGTCGTGGGTCGCAGAACCGCCCGTCGGCGCACCCTTCAAAAGCTTTGCGCAGTCGCCTACCCGCCCGTCACCGGGGGGAAAAATGCCACTTCGTCGCCTTCCGACAGCCCCGCATGCTCGTGCGCCAGCGCCTGGTTGA
- the moaD gene encoding molybdopterin converting factor subunit 1, translating to MNITVRYFASIREAAGTASEELDTEAGTIAELRAELLTRGGALAQALAPGRAVRMALNQALAHEHAGLSEGDEVAFFPPVTGG from the coding sequence ATGAATATCACCGTGCGCTACTTTGCCTCCATCCGTGAGGCCGCCGGCACCGCCAGCGAGGAACTGGACACCGAGGCCGGCACCATCGCCGAACTGCGTGCCGAGTTGCTCACGCGCGGCGGCGCGCTCGCGCAAGCCCTGGCCCCCGGCCGTGCAGTGCGCATGGCGCTCAACCAGGCGCTGGCGCACGAGCATGCGGGGCTGTCGGAAGGCGACGAAGTGGCATTTTTCCCCCCGGTGACGGGCGGGTAG